The segment GTGGCTTGAGATTGTCAGAGATTCTTTTGCCGACAAAGTGTTTGTAGAGACAGATAAAGCTGGGAACAGTAGTACTAAGACGAAGAAGAGTAAGACGAAGGTGTAACAATGGTGGAAGTTTGGCACACCGTTCATTTTTGAATGCCACTTTCTTTGTTACTTAACTTTTTCTTTATCATTTATCCTTCCCTGTTGAtgagtataaatatatttgagattttttttttcgacaAATTTGCTCCATCCATATAAATTTAGTTCCTTTATTTTTCTTGACGTCTGTTTTGGGCTTTACTGTCTTGGTCTTTTTGTCGACATCTGAAAAAGTCTATACTCGTGACTTTTGAAAAGTAGTATTTTAATAATACGTGGTCTTATTTTTGTTGGAATcaaaacttcttctttttttgtcgtCAACCTTACTATTAAACATTAGAAAATGTTACATATTGTTTTTCCAAATTACAACATAATTTGAGTTTGTAATACTACCCCATTTTGCTAATTTATCTGTAACAACATTACAAGACCTTTCAATCTTTTGGAAGCAAAAGTTGTATTTGTTCCCTCTTGCCAGATTGGCGATATCTTTCATGTGAGTTGGACAATGAGTTCCTTTCGAGGTGATGTGGCAAGCTTGATGAGATTCTTTTGAGATTGTATCATAAAGATCAGAGAAATCTCCATAAAGGTGACTGTGTGATATCCTAGCTTCCTCATTTAAATTATTGCCATTCTCAATGCTTCAGCTTCTAGTGGAGAGTTGACTGGTTCTATTGCTGCCTTTCCTTCCAATATAACTTTTGCTTCAGTATTGAATAGAGCCCAACCAATTCCAGCCTTGTCTTTTGGTGACGTCCAAGAACCATCTACAAAGCAGCACAAAGTATTAGCTTTTATAATTATATCATCAATGCTGTTACATTTTTTCGGTGCAGTAATAGTAGGATTTTAGGTGGCTCAACTTGTAACTCATTTGCCTCTGATGTATTTTTTCAGATATTATTGTCTATCAGTGCCTGATTGATAACATCAGGTATGGGCTTTCTCTTTCCATTACCGAGGGTAAGCAGTATGCTTACGTTTTTTAATAGTGAGTTATGTAGTAAGTTGTCACCTGGTATTTAGATAAATGGTGCCGTGTTCCATATTTCCTTGCTGATTCTGCATTGGAAGATTAGATGGTTTGTTGTCTCTGGATGTTCACCACACAATTGACATGTGTCATCTGCCACCATTTTTCTTTTGTGCAAGTTCTCTTCAGTAGAGATTGAATTATGAGCTACTTTCCACCAAAATGTTTGATCTTTGGTGGAGCATCTAGTTTCCAAATTCTACTTCAGACTTCACTCAAGAGGTTTCTATCTACATTGCCAGTATTTGGCTTATCTTGATGTAGACAGAAATTACGTAAAAAATTATAACCCTATTTGGCTGAATATTGGCCATCATTTGTATGAATCCAAATAGTAGAATCACTAACTCGTGTGATTGACGGTCGTATGGTCTTGATGATCTCTACATCCTCTGGATCTACAAAAGAGTTAAGTTGGAATCAAAACTTATTTAGCGAAGATGGAGAAAATGTTTAAGTGTTTGAAAATACGAGATCTTATGAAAAATAGATTATTTATGAAGAGATCTGCTTACTCTAAAGAGATTGAATTGAAAGACTGTTGAATAAAGGCATGTCAGATTCAGAAGGCTTGTACGTAAAATCATGATGAAGATTGAATGAAAGATTTGACAAGAATGGAAACTGCTagggaagaggaagatgaaCGATGGAAATAAAGGCCAAGGTACAATAAACCAAAAGACTGGATGCTTTATTTGCAGAAAAGCTGGTCAGTCGAAGAGAGAGTGTCCATAAAGGCAAAACAAACATTCATCAGCTATAGATTCAGCCAATGTGGTGTCTGAAACCAAGCAGCCACTGGTGCTAACTGCGAGTGTTCATGAGACGAAGGAGGAGTGGGTTCTTGACTCGGAATGCTTATTACATATCATCACAAAGAGATGTTTTGTTTGACTTCAAGGAAGTGGAAGGTGGTATAAGGTTTAGAAAAGTTTGGTGgtaatttttaagttttcacTGTTTGGTCAGTTTGAATTTGGACTTTAATCAAGTTGTTTATAATGGTAGTCCACTAATATATAATCTTACCTTcgaattagtttaaaaaaaatacaaacttgGATTATATAGTATGTAGCTAATCCATTATGTATCATTAAATACGTCGTTCATCCGGAACCGTTCAGCTGGCCGGAAAGGTCTATGAAAAAATAAACTTGTGTTTGTTCAACAGACTTATTATTTACGTATTGCATTACAAAACTAACTATTTCAttggaaattttgaaattagacaAACCAATACTTAACCATTGAATCTTCCTATTCTTTATCTTTCTCCtcattgatttttgttttctgaTTTCTTTAAGTTCccaataaaagaaaagaacaatGCAAGAAAATAGTTGGTCGTCAAAGATACATAGACAGTTAAAAAAAGCATGAGAGCAAGCACCACTTGACTACAATGCACACATTACAACAGTGGAAGCTCGTAAAAGCTAATCAATCTCAAAGACGGTAAAGCTTGCCGTTTCAACCGTGGAAATTTTACCACTTTCACCTCTCGGAACTAATGCTCGAAGCTTTTTTATGCTTCCCACGACGTTCTTTCACATCCTtaagcttctccatcttcaCATTCTCGTTATTAGACTTTGACACAGATCCTTCTTGAGCACTGCACATTTGATGTGACTTCAGCTTTATACCAAACCACGTTTTGCTACCGCTTCccgaaccaccaccaccaccacccccTTTTGTCGTCTTACCAAGCTTCTCAATCTCCTGTCTCATATTGGAACATTCTTTCTCTAActcacaaaccctcattctcATACTGTCCATTCCAACTTTCAACACTTGATTCTCTCTTACTGCAGTTGcccatcctcctcctcctcctcctcctccttcggTTGATCCTCCTGCAAATCCGCCGCTTCTTAACTGTCTTGATCCGCCATCAAGGTTGTCTGAAACGAGGAAGCATCCAGCTACAGAGGTCCTGAGCTGAAGCTGCTCAAAGAAGAGGACCTGGACGATTACTCTTAGAGGTAACCTCTCGTTCTGTGCCGCGTGTGTGCAAGCTTCTAAAGAGAGCTTCTGGCAATCTAACAACCTGCAAAGATTCTCTCTTTCTGTTTCCGCTAACCACGGATGATGCTGCAAATcatcaaaagaaagaaaaaaaaaacttaatatgtCTGGCGTTAGAGAAACACCGAGATTAATGGGTCCTTTACCTTTAGGTAAATGTCTATGGCACGATAGAGTCCATCATCCAAGAGTCTGGCGTATTCAGGAACAGAAGCAGCTAAGGCTTGGAACTTAGGAAGCTTGAGATTGACATCAGGTGCAACTTCAGCGAGATACCCATCGATCAGCTTTGCAACCGCTGTCATTGGTGTTATTAACCGTGGTGATCCGATTACATTCCCATCATCCACCGAAGAGCAAGGAGAGCCAACGTCAGCAGGCATTATCTGATCCGTACTAAGAAAATGGTCCAAGATCCTCTGCACAGAGTCAACGTCGTATAGAGTCTCCATCGTATGAGAAAAGCTAGGCATCACAAGATCTTCCAACGCCGCCTGGTCAAGCTGCATACCTATCCTCTTCTCCAGATTCGCTACGCAGCTTGGACTGGCTTTCAAAATCTTGGCGATTCTAAGCATGTCGGCGAAAAACTTGGTCGGAACCAAACCTTTCTGCATGCGGAGAAGCTCCTCGGTCTCTTCGAGCAAGCGCTTCTGCTCTTCTTCGGAGAGTACGCTCCCCGAGCTCAGAGGCGTGCTGAAACGACCGCTGGATTCAGGTGGGCCACAGCGTCGCCTTTTTAGCCCTGGCAAGTGTTTTCTTGTGTAGTGGGTTAAGGAACCGGCGATGATGTCTTCCCTTATGCCTCTGGAGTCCATGACTGTGATGAGTCTCTTGAAAAGAGGAAAGCTAAGCATGGACGCATCCTCGTACCACCAGTCTGAGCTAGTTTGTCTAGGTCTCGCCCCTGTGCTTATCCCGTTCCATAAAACGCTGCCACCTGGACTCTGCATAGGCCCACCACCATGCTCCACAACTGGCCATCCGAACAAGTTCGGGTCTGTGGATGCTCTCATGGCTAGTGACTCTATACATTTCTTGGTAATGTTTAACTCATCAGCGTACTCGAGGACCTCGTCGCAGCTCTGAAGCGCTTTTACTGAATCTTTCCAGCTTTTGAGGAcaacttggttgaaaaacgtttcgGTTTGAGAGATTAGGTTTCCTTCTCCATACTCTTCCGTCATCTCGAGATGCTCAGCGGCGCATCTGAGGTATACAACGTTGGAAGCAGTGAGTTCTAGCTTCACGCCGTAGCAGAACTTGGCGACCAGCTCAAACGTTTTGTCTCCGCCGGGAAGATCAGATATCTTGATGAGACAGTTATCATCCTCTTCTTTGGATGCTTCTGCGATTCTTCTTTCCATGACTCCACTTCTAGAGAGCAAAGGAAACTGCACATAGCATAGAATCAAGaagttataagaaaaaatatacaaCATTCTTTCTCGAAGAAGAAGAGGCTTAGTAGAGACTGGTTTCTACACTAAGCGTCAGAATCCTCATCCTTACAAACAAAGGGACTGCCAAAACTACAGAACCCGAATGACTTTTGGTAGGAACCATAAGAAGAGAGTTCAGCATATAAGCTAGTACAATTGCATTGGTGAACAAAAGTTTCAACTACAGCGTGCAACAAAGTAAAGTACAAACTAAACACATGTTTGATAAATAGCAGAACAGATTTCCCCAGTGCCAAAGAAGGGCATAACATTCTAGAAGAATATATTCATTACACATAAAGGCAACTTAACACTATTACAAGAAGGGGAGTGTTGTCTTTTTGTTTAAGATaatcaaaaattactattaCAAGAAGAGAGAGTGTTGTCTTATTGTTTAAGCTAATCAAATTTACCTTGTGGAGATGGAAAGACATCTCTCCAACTTCAACGACAATATCACTCGGAAGTCCAGTTGTGCAAAACCTGCAATTAGCAAACAAATAATGAAGAAGAGAAAGTCAGACAAAGGAGTAAGCTTTGACTGAGTAATGCAGAGACCAAAGGTCTCAAATTCAGTCAAAGGCTGAGCAGCCATTACAAGTTGAAAATcaagaagaagcaaaaaaaaaaagagagagagataaaaatACCAAGCTTGGCCTTGTCTCTGGAAAGCATCAGATTTGGATCCCAGCTTCATGCAAGCCATACTTCCCCCCTTCCTCGACAAAGAAACTACGATAGCTAAGCCTCCACCAAACTCAAAACCCTAAGTACAGCAGCAACCAAACCAAAACTGCGAATTTCTCAGAAAGAAAGAGACTTTGGATCCATCCCAGATCGATAGTTACTCAAAACAGATCAATTTCACTACTCATAGACATTTCAACAAACACTTAAGCTTCATCTTTTCTCCACATTCATTCAGTAAGCTCTCAGCAATTAAAAACCTAAACCCCCAAAAGAATCAGACCCGATGTGTAATAAAAGAGATCCTTTTGACCAAAACCCACTTAGAATCTTAAATAAACTTATCTGCAACACCAAATTAAAGACGTTTTccccaaacaaaaacaaaaagaaaagaaaagaagaagccaGAAACCCAGCTAGACAAGAACAGCTAAGCAGAGAAGTTACCAACTCTCTCTTGTTAGCTTTTATACGAGAATATTATGGGGGACCATAATTACATTTTCATTGTAAGAAAGAAtagaaaaaattattaaatttaggaaaaatagaaaatagagtTCACTGATTATTTCCGTATTGGTTGctttatatttagaaaattatttttttatccatAGTGAAATAAAAGGAAAGAGATTATGACATTTGAAAATCTCGAGATTTGGagataaaaatagtaaaatactaattcatGTGGGGTCCTTTGTGTCTTCAAACACACTCATTGTGTTGATTCTCGAACTTAGCAAGCACCtttgttttgtaattaaaaTGTCTAGTAAATGTGTGGGGTTTGATTAGTGATGTCCTAATCTCTACTCGAAAGAATCCAATCTTTCCCATTAATCTTTGGCTGGGCGAGCAAGGTTATTATGAAAAtcgtaattttaattttacaacGAATATTTGCTTTTCTTAATTGTTTGTAATGTTAGGAGTATTAATCATTTACGTTTATTAGCTGAATGTGTTTTTATCAAACTTTAAaagtatttaataaaaaatcacacatctatgcgtaggcctgggcattcggggtcccaaacgggtttcggttttatccaatcgggtttcggtttttcgggtttatcaaaattagccccattcggattatatgaaagttcggttcgggatcggttcgggttctatcgggttcgggtcggggttagtaaatcttcaaagaaccggtacaacccaatatactttcgggttcgggtcccaatcggttttttggtttaaaagtacttgatttttacctattttataaccaaaacatgagtaaaatcggttcttcagttttaaaagacctgatttgtacctattttgtaaccaaaacttaagtaaaatcgattcaaaaataaggaacatcaaccgtgatcattcaaaatcaaacgaaaagtaaacatatttactgataaaaagaaaaccaaataaataaaagcataaaatgaaaatcaagttctcatgaaatgagaaacattgtttaacgaaaacaaaatctaaatctaaatacttcaagattcaacaGCCATCTTCAACCATCAATCTTCATGTAATAGTACCACCAACCTTCATGCAATAGAACCAACAACCTTCATGTAagagataagtattttagatgttcaatatttcatagtgtattttggatatatattaggaattaagatcatgtttggtacaagatcttttcgaggttttgaagGTTTCGGGTtttatcggatatccatttagattcgggttcggttcggataatacccataacccgaaataccacaaaacaagatccattcggtatttacgtcgggttcggatcggttcgaaTTCATTTTTATCAGATCGGATTCagttcgggttttcgggttcggtttatttgcccagccctatcTATGCGCATAAATAAATAACGACAACTTTTGTAACAGTTAAAACGCAAACTCGCATTAACACTGGATTAAAGTTCACGGTCGTTAATGTCCTATAATCAGTAAATCATAGTGATGTATATAGATAGACATACAGACAAATAGATATAAGCGGATTTGGCGAAATCATGGAAgacattttattaacaaattatTCCTCCACTATTAGTGACGAATGGAATGGGATTTTGTCCGTATTATCTATCTAACGAAGCATGTGGCTGAAGCTTCGTTGTCCGAAGATTTTTCTCGTTCATCCTCCTGACGTAGCCATAACCAGCTTGGCCACGTGAAGTTTGACTTCTATCCTGGTTATGATATCGTTGGTTTGAAGTTTTGCATCAACTCTCCTCACCAAAgacttttattaattaattaattaattaatgagTATTTCATGCATTAAATTGTACTATTGCGACGAGTTTAAGTAAAACTAACACCATTTGaatttttgaagttttgtcCGGGCTTTTAACTACGCATTGACTCCCATAATAAACCATGTGTAGTAATGATGAATCTAAAGCATTCTAACTAGTTTTAAAccatttaagcaaaaaaaaaactagtttgtAACCATAATAATTAACTTATTATAATTATGCAGATGTGGCTATGTATATTAGTCATGGAGTAGATGCTTCAGTCGCGTGGTATTGTGGTTTGAGCATTTTTGGCAATCAATGTCTTTTGGAAACGTAGATTTCCTAATGAAAAAGCAGaacgctttttttttttagttttgtaaccaaaagtaaatatatactagatttccacccgcacaaccgtgcgggaatatatttacacatttatatatatagatatttgttttacataattactatatatttttaatgttactcacatatttaaatatttgtataattatgccaaatataataattttatagtttttatgctgtaaattaaaatcatcatatatatatgttgtttattatatatttgtcctattgaatttgcgtttgattactaaactaatttttttaatacatgaaACAACatttatgaaaacaattttgtatttaatttattataatcatgatccgtaattcaaattgctagatttttttagtaattttttaatgttattaattttatataataaattactgtatattaaaaagtttaagataagataaatttttatacatgtatcatATAGTTTACTAATTTTAACCCGTTcaaccaacatattatatttttaaaataaatattttatatttatgaaaataaattatgttaacttatcaatttaaaataattttatcatattttgttcaatataacgtttttattctgttagtaacatttcattactaattacaaaattagttgaaaatatttatattcaatttatgacaattaaaatcttattataatctttttcaagagatttgttggaattttaattttttttttaaaaattaaaagatataaaagatattatgattaaagtagttaaaaatattatatatatatgcattagtgatatacatttaatagaaaatttaaatgatggtccaaataaaaatatcattcatcaaaaaatcatgatttttattttattagaaaacaaatttgaaaaaattaaaatagaaataaatatttatttctaacaaaatctttaaaaattattagtaaatgtatttttgaaattaattaatttcattttatttaaattttcgtttataaaccaaaactatattcaattttaatttctaattatattttatgataatttaaattaaaactaactaattttcaaaagtaaatttaaacagattctaagaagattttaagaagattttgttagaatattttaaatatattcatttgtatttcaaataaaaagataaagatattaaaagatataataatgaacttatgtaaaatatgatattttctaggaacggtccaaactaaaaaaaatcacacatgaaaagaagtcatgacttctgttttaatatattagattatggataatcccttatatattaattgaggaacatttgaaaagatgtaacctcaattttgtattaattaaaagaggccctaatgcataggtggcactcaattaggtagtcaattacattcaattgaaaaataagtaggtccacattcgatttttatatgttgttagatacataagttggtcaaactatatgatataatgatatgatatgatattttctttccttaaataaaacctacggaattaccataaatgactaatatatatatgacaattaatgattttaataataaagatttgataacaatgtatatctcctccatcatttttttgtttaattttatattattaaaataaattaaacaatcaaattagctataaaaataaaatttagattttttcgtatatgttatattttgaatttttaaaaacgacaataaatgactaaaactattaaaattattatgttaaaaattaatgatcaatggtttaacatttttattataagaagatacacatgattttaaaaccatatgagtaaaaaatatcatttaataataaaataaatatatatatatatatatattaaatactatataccataagattacataaatattttaatattaaaactttcaatgaattttcaagaacatttataaattataaacttattaaagatttcagattgaaaattttgttattgatgatttaaatattttgttataaaatgatatgaacgatcatagaaccgtatgattataaatttttatttaataaataactatacaaaatatactattcctagaaaaataggttggttcatcttaacttatattacactttttattaaactaactatcgaattgataaataacgtaccaaaaaatgttttgcactttccttaaataaaaactacgaaattacctaatatgattaacgtatatgtgaaaattaattataatgaataataaatatttgataacaatttttgtatcttagttctttttttaattttatattattaaaatatatttaaaaatcacattaaatatataataaaaacatttataattttttttatatgttatattttgaatttttcaaaacgtctataaattattagaaatttgaagatccccactctgaaaattttgtgatcaatagattattttttttgtcataataaatgatcataaaattgtatagACGTTTATTAAATAacatgaacttttatttaatacaaatgatcataaaattgtattaatatgaacttttatttaatattataagaagatacacattattttaaaaccatatgagtaaaaaatatcatttaataataaaacatatatatatatatatatatatatatagattatactatataccataagattacataaatattttaatattaaaactttcaatgaattttcaaaaacatttataaattataaacttattaaagatttcacattgaaaattttgttatcgatgatttaaatattcagttataaaatgatatgaatgatcatagaactgtatgattataaattctcatttaataaatgactatataaaatatactattcttagaaaaataggttggtccatcttgacttacattatattttttattaaactaactatcgaattgataaataatctaccaaaattttttttgcactttccttaattagaagctacgaaattacctaatatgattaacgtatatatgaaaattaattattatgaataataaatatttgataacaattttggtatcttagttcttttttttttaattttatattattgaaagatattaaaaaatcacattaaatatataataaaaacatttatattttttcttatatgttatattttggtatcttagttcttttttttttgaattttatattatagaaatttgaatattcccactctgaaaattttgtgatcaatagattatttttttgttataataagttacaaatgatcataaaatataacacatatgaatttttatttaataaatattcaaactaaataatatatatatatatatatatatatatatatatatatatatatatatatatatata is part of the Brassica rapa cultivar Chiifu-401-42 chromosome A09, CAAS_Brap_v3.01, whole genome shotgun sequence genome and harbors:
- the LOC103840396 gene encoding BTB/POZ domain-containing protein At1g30440; the protein is MACMKLGSKSDAFQRQGQAWFCTTGLPSDIVVEVGEMSFHLHKFPLLSRSGVMERRIAEASKEEDDNCLIKISDLPGGDKTFELVAKFCYGVKLELTASNVVYLRCAAEHLEMTEEYGEGNLISQTETFFNQVVLKSWKDSVKALQSCDEVLEYADELNITKKCIESLAMRASTDPNLFGWPVVEHGGGPMQSPGGSVLWNGISTGARPRQTSSDWWYEDASMLSFPLFKRLITVMDSRGIREDIIAGSLTHYTRKHLPGLKRRRCGPPESSGRFSTPLSSGSVLSEEEQKRLLEETEELLRMQKGLVPTKFFADMLRIAKILKASPSCVANLEKRIGMQLDQAALEDLVMPSFSHTMETLYDVDSVQRILDHFLSTDQIMPADVGSPCSSVDDGNVIGSPRLITPMTAVAKLIDGYLAEVAPDVNLKLPKFQALAASVPEYARLLDDGLYRAIDIYLKHHPWLAETERENLCRLLDCQKLSLEACTHAAQNERLPLRVIVQVLFFEQLQLRTSVAGCFLVSDNLDGGSRQLRSGGFAGGSTEGGGGGGGGWATAVRENQVLKVGMDSMRMRVCELEKECSNMRQEIEKLGKTTKGGGGGGGSGSGSKTWFGIKLKSHQMCSAQEGSVSKSNNENVKMEKLKDVKERRGKHKKASSISSER